In a single window of the Pseudogemmatithrix spongiicola genome:
- a CDS encoding mechanosensitive ion channel family protein — translation MHAIRTALLLLFTPLALAAQLLGRPAAPAVAPDTELVAQVVVDSASPRAAVARFLDLAHRADFAAAGRLLDLPPGIDTSRADELARRLVAVLDSRLWLDLEKVSPVAEGEREDGLPSDRELLGSIKLSDGREVAIRLARSGRGDERGWRFSQATVNEIDQIYADLPDHWIREHIPVRMLNPGPFDILYWQWIALLVLLPASALIGWALQGPTRRALRKLSAKTDTEFDDKLIAAAKGPLTLLWGVAASRVLLRWIALAAPAQAFIVELQAAIATVAVFWVILRAIGVLQETIPISEWGARHPALRSLIPLGARIARLIVFVIAVLTVVAQFGYPVATILAGLGIGGIAVALGAQKSLEHFFGSVSIGVDQPFRVGDWVNVGGVEGEVEAIGLRSTRIRTLARTIISVPNGQLAESRTENFAPRDRFLLRAIIGVEYGTSAATMRLLRDEIEKCLRAHPKTWPDRVQVRFSEFASSSLNFEMFCWILADGIDEFREIREGLFLQIMEIVEGNGAAFAFPTQTVHVVKADTTAR, via the coding sequence ATGCACGCGATTCGCACCGCCCTCCTCCTGTTGTTCACGCCGCTCGCACTGGCCGCCCAGCTCCTCGGGCGACCGGCGGCGCCGGCCGTCGCGCCCGACACCGAGCTGGTGGCGCAGGTCGTCGTCGACTCGGCGTCGCCCCGAGCCGCCGTCGCGCGGTTCCTGGACTTGGCGCACCGCGCCGACTTCGCGGCAGCCGGTCGGCTCCTCGACCTCCCGCCGGGTATCGACACCAGCCGCGCCGATGAACTCGCGCGGCGGCTGGTCGCCGTACTCGATTCGCGGCTGTGGCTCGATCTCGAGAAGGTGTCGCCGGTGGCGGAGGGCGAGCGCGAGGACGGATTGCCCTCCGACCGCGAGCTGCTCGGGAGCATCAAGCTCTCCGACGGCCGGGAGGTAGCGATCCGCCTCGCCCGCAGCGGGCGTGGCGACGAGCGCGGCTGGCGCTTTTCGCAGGCGACGGTCAACGAGATCGACCAGATCTACGCCGACCTGCCCGACCATTGGATCCGCGAGCATATCCCGGTGCGGATGCTGAACCCGGGGCCGTTCGACATCCTCTACTGGCAGTGGATCGCGTTGCTGGTGCTGCTGCCCGCATCGGCGCTGATCGGCTGGGCGCTCCAGGGGCCGACGCGTCGGGCGCTGCGCAAGCTGTCGGCGAAGACCGATACGGAGTTCGACGACAAGCTGATTGCGGCGGCGAAGGGTCCGCTGACGCTGCTCTGGGGCGTCGCGGCGAGCCGCGTGCTGCTCCGGTGGATCGCGCTGGCGGCGCCGGCGCAGGCGTTCATCGTCGAGCTGCAGGCGGCCATCGCCACCGTCGCGGTCTTCTGGGTGATCTTGCGGGCGATCGGGGTGCTGCAGGAGACGATTCCGATCTCGGAATGGGGTGCGCGGCATCCCGCGCTGCGCTCGCTGATTCCGCTGGGCGCGCGCATCGCGCGGCTGATCGTGTTCGTGATCGCCGTGCTCACGGTCGTGGCGCAGTTCGGCTACCCCGTTGCGACCATCCTCGCCGGCCTCGGCATCGGCGGTATCGCCGTGGCGCTGGGTGCACAGAAGTCGCTGGAGCACTTCTTCGGGTCCGTCAGCATCGGTGTGGACCAACCGTTCCGCGTCGGCGACTGGGTGAACGTCGGGGGCGTGGAGGGCGAGGTCGAAGCCATCGGCTTGCGCTCGACGCGCATCCGTACGCTGGCGCGGACCATCATTTCGGTTCCGAATGGCCAGCTGGCGGAGTCGCGCACGGAGAACTTCGCCCCGCGCGACCGCTTCCTGCTCCGCGCGATCATCGGCGTTGAGTACGGCACGAGCGCTGCCACGATGCGGCTGCTGCGCGATGAGATCGAGAAGTGCCTGCGCGCGCATCCGAAGACCTGGCCGGACCGCGTACAGGTGCGTTTCTCCGAGTTCGCTTCGTCGTCACTGAACTTCGAGATGTTCTGCTGGATCCTCGCGGATGGCATCGACGAGTTCCGCGAGATTCGGGAGGGGCTCTTCCTCCAGATCATGGAGATCGTCGAAGGCAACGGGGCGGCGTTCGCATTCCCGACGCAGACGGTGCATGTGGTCAAGGCCGACACGACCGCGCGATAG
- a CDS encoding NAD(P)/FAD-dependent oxidoreductase: MNAIEALNKPRWDDHDWGPLPPLTRDAEAEVCVIGLGGTGLSCISEALNLGATSVIGIDAVDVAAGAAGRNGGLLLAGPVDFHHDAVERHGVERTLAIHALTERELATIQQETPGIVRVTGSLRIAETPEELADCGRQFTAMRADGLAVEHYDGPEGRGLLFPHDAVFHPLKRARALATALRSRGAQLYGQTIARSIEPGRVRTESGTISARHVIVCVDGKLEWLFPELLAEVRTARLQMLATAPQLPIKYDRPVSTRYGFDYWQQLEDGSVLFGGGRDKFEADEWTTDDAPDAKVQEYLEKRLRERLGISTDITHRWAASVAFTDSGLPIARELGGGVFVVGAYSGTGNLVGAVCGRGAAQLALTGENTLLAPFQD; the protein is encoded by the coding sequence GTGAACGCCATCGAAGCCCTCAACAAGCCCCGTTGGGACGATCACGACTGGGGGCCGCTGCCGCCGCTCACCCGCGACGCCGAGGCTGAGGTCTGTGTGATCGGCCTCGGTGGCACGGGACTCTCCTGCATCAGTGAGGCCCTGAACCTCGGCGCCACGTCCGTCATCGGCATCGACGCCGTGGACGTCGCCGCGGGCGCCGCCGGTCGCAACGGCGGCCTGCTCCTCGCGGGCCCGGTGGATTTCCATCACGATGCCGTCGAGCGGCACGGCGTGGAGCGCACGCTGGCCATCCACGCGCTCACGGAGCGTGAACTCGCGACGATCCAGCAGGAGACGCCGGGCATCGTCCGCGTCACCGGCTCGCTTCGCATCGCCGAGACCCCGGAGGAACTTGCCGATTGCGGGAGGCAGTTCACCGCGATGCGCGCCGATGGGCTCGCCGTGGAACACTACGACGGTCCCGAGGGCCGCGGACTGCTGTTCCCCCACGACGCCGTGTTCCATCCGCTGAAGCGAGCCCGTGCGCTCGCCACGGCGCTGCGTAGCCGCGGCGCGCAGCTCTACGGCCAGACCATCGCGCGCAGCATCGAGCCCGGCCGCGTGCGCACCGAGTCGGGCACGATCAGCGCCCGGCACGTCATCGTCTGCGTGGACGGCAAGCTCGAATGGCTGTTTCCGGAGTTGCTGGCCGAAGTGCGCACCGCGCGACTGCAGATGCTCGCGACCGCGCCCCAGCTGCCGATCAAGTACGACAGGCCCGTCTCGACGCGCTACGGCTTCGACTATTGGCAGCAGCTGGAGGACGGCAGCGTGCTCTTCGGCGGCGGCCGCGACAAGTTCGAGGCCGACGAGTGGACCACCGACGACGCGCCGGACGCGAAGGTGCAGGAGTACCTCGAGAAGCGCCTCCGCGAGCGGCTCGGCATCAGCACCGACATCACGCATCGTTGGGCCGCGTCGGTGGCGTTTACGGATTCTGGATTGCCGATCGCCCGCGAACTCGGTGGCGGCGTCTTCGTCGTTGGCGCCTACAGCGGGACCGGCAATCTCGTCGGCGCCGTCTGCGGACGCGGCGCCGCGCAGTTGGCGCTCACCGGCGAGAACACGCTGCTCGCACCCTTCCAGGACTGA
- a CDS encoding trans-sulfuration enzyme family protein, protein MPPSFATRAVHAGRADFTDLGVHAPPLDLSSTYPTPDLAAAAASYDALAGGDAPRGNAVYSRLFNPTTDRAERAIAELEGAEDAAAFASGMAAIAAVLLDARQRGRHVVAVRPLYGGTDHLLASNTFDLDVSWVAAAEIATAVRADTSLVYIETPANPTLDLVDIADVVRQAGHVPVCVDSTFATPVLQRPLAHGAALVLHSATKFLGGHGDVLAGVVAGPHAHIARLKHLRAITGGVLHPLASYLLHRGLPTLELRVLRMQQTADILATRLAESPRVQRVFYPGMPGQDPRGLIGRQMAGPGSILSFTLVEDSADAMQRFISRLRLITPAVSLGSTDTLIQPPAALTHRAVDPAARAASHITPGLARLSVGLESADDLWQDLAQALDGVARAAPIHTGEMLASTA, encoded by the coding sequence GTGCCCCCATCCTTCGCCACCCGCGCCGTCCACGCCGGACGCGCCGACTTTACCGACCTCGGCGTCCACGCCCCGCCGCTCGATCTCAGCTCCACGTATCCGACACCGGATCTCGCCGCGGCCGCCGCCTCCTACGACGCGCTCGCCGGTGGCGACGCCCCTCGTGGCAATGCCGTCTATTCCCGGCTCTTCAATCCGACCACCGACCGCGCCGAACGCGCGATCGCCGAGCTCGAAGGCGCCGAGGATGCCGCCGCGTTCGCCTCGGGCATGGCCGCCATCGCCGCGGTGCTGCTGGACGCGCGACAGCGTGGCCGGCATGTCGTCGCGGTGCGACCCCTGTACGGCGGCACCGACCACCTATTGGCCAGCAACACGTTCGACCTTGACGTGTCGTGGGTGGCCGCCGCGGAGATCGCCACGGCCGTGCGCGCGGATACCTCGCTCGTCTATATCGAGACGCCTGCGAACCCCACGCTCGACCTCGTCGACATCGCCGACGTCGTGCGCCAAGCGGGGCACGTGCCCGTCTGCGTGGATTCCACCTTCGCGACGCCGGTCCTGCAGCGGCCGCTGGCGCACGGTGCGGCCCTCGTGCTGCATTCGGCGACCAAGTTCCTCGGCGGCCACGGCGATGTGCTTGCCGGCGTCGTCGCCGGGCCGCACGCGCACATCGCGCGGCTCAAGCACCTCCGCGCCATCACCGGTGGCGTGCTGCATCCTCTCGCCAGCTACCTCCTGCACCGCGGCCTGCCCACGCTGGAACTGCGCGTGTTGCGCATGCAGCAGACGGCCGACATCCTCGCGACGCGTCTCGCCGAGTCGCCGCGCGTCCAGCGCGTGTTCTATCCGGGCATGCCCGGCCAGGATCCCCGCGGCCTGATCGGTCGCCAGATGGCCGGGCCCGGCAGCATCCTCAGCTTCACGCTCGTCGAGGACAGCGCCGATGCGATGCAGCGCTTCATCTCGCGACTGCGCCTCATCACGCCCGCCGTGAGCTTGGGCTCCACCGACACGCTCATCCAGCCGCCGGCCGCGCTGACGCACCGTGCGGTGGACCCCGCCGCACGCGCCGCCAGCCACATCACGCCGGGACTCGCACGGCTTTCCGTCGGACTCGAGTCGGCAGATGACCTCTGGCAGGACCTCGCGCAGGCCCTCGACGGCGTCGCGCGCGCCGCCCCCATCCACACGGGCGAGATGCTAGCTTCCACGGCGTGA
- a CDS encoding nucleoside deaminase, giving the protein MLDATVSLPAWIRDAVDFDARYETDEEKMRLAVRLADANVTHRTGGPFGAAVFERRSGQLISVGVNSVVRLNNCTLHAEMVAYQLAQKRIQSYSLGAEGHPAHELFTSCEPCAMCLGATLWSGVSRVVIAASRDDAIAIGFDEGPVFAESYGYLRERGVEVVPGVLRAEGRAVLQRYQDLGGPVYNG; this is encoded by the coding sequence ATGCTCGACGCCACCGTCTCGCTGCCGGCGTGGATCCGCGATGCGGTGGATTTCGACGCACGCTATGAGACGGACGAAGAGAAGATGCGGCTCGCCGTGCGCCTCGCCGACGCCAACGTCACGCATCGCACCGGCGGTCCTTTCGGCGCGGCCGTCTTCGAGCGCCGCAGCGGCCAGCTGATCAGCGTCGGCGTCAACTCGGTCGTGCGGCTCAACAACTGCACGCTGCACGCCGAGATGGTCGCATACCAACTCGCCCAGAAGCGCATCCAGAGCTACTCGCTCGGCGCCGAGGGGCACCCGGCGCACGAGCTGTTCACGAGCTGCGAGCCCTGCGCCATGTGCCTCGGCGCGACGCTCTGGAGCGGCGTCAGCCGCGTGGTGATCGCCGCCTCGCGCGACGACGCGATTGCCATCGGGTTTGACGAAGGCCCGGTGTTCGCGGAGAGCTACGGCTATCTGCGCGAGCGTGGCGTGGAGGTCGTGCCCGGCGTGCTGCGAGCCGAAGGCCGCGCCGTGTTGCAGCGCTACCAAGACCTTGGCGGTCCGGTCTACAACGGCTGA
- a CDS encoding NRAMP family divalent metal transporter, which translates to MHTRRTGVLLGAAFLMATSAIGPGFLTQTAVFTERLGPSFAFAILISVLIDIVAQVSIWRVLTISGKRATDVGNAVARGLGTLLAILVALGGLAFNIGNVAGTGVGLEAALGVPVTIGAVLSAAFAIAIFLIREAGKVMDRMSVVLGACLILLTVYVAITSQPPVAEAALRSVWPTRVDALSIVTIVGGTVGGYITFSGAHRLVDAGIHGLGAVQEVTRTAITAISAATVMRIVLFLAALGVVHQGLALDPANPPGSVFRLATGAVGYRLFGVVMWTAAVTSLIGAAYTSVSFLRDLHPAIDRHWQRAVIVLIAFSTIVFVLTGRPARTMVVVGTLNGLILPLALGTMLVAAHRTDIIGAYRQPRWLTAGGAVAAVAMAIAGAFVAWRDLPGLLR; encoded by the coding sequence ATGCACACTCGACGCACGGGCGTCCTCCTAGGCGCGGCGTTCCTGATGGCCACCTCGGCCATCGGGCCGGGGTTCCTCACGCAGACCGCCGTGTTCACCGAGCGGTTGGGTCCGAGTTTCGCGTTCGCGATCCTCATCAGCGTTCTCATCGACATCGTCGCGCAGGTCAGCATCTGGCGCGTGCTGACGATCTCCGGCAAGCGCGCCACCGACGTCGGCAACGCCGTCGCGCGAGGCCTCGGCACGCTGCTCGCGATCTTGGTGGCGCTCGGCGGCCTCGCGTTCAACATCGGCAACGTGGCCGGCACGGGGGTGGGTCTTGAAGCGGCGCTCGGCGTCCCGGTCACCATCGGTGCGGTGCTGAGCGCAGCGTTCGCCATCGCGATCTTCCTCATCCGCGAAGCCGGGAAGGTGATGGACCGCATGAGCGTCGTGCTCGGCGCGTGCCTCATCCTCCTGACGGTATACGTGGCGATCACGAGCCAGCCGCCGGTGGCCGAGGCGGCGCTGCGCAGCGTGTGGCCGACGCGCGTGGATGCCCTGAGCATCGTGACGATCGTCGGCGGCACGGTCGGTGGCTACATCACCTTTTCCGGCGCGCACCGCCTCGTCGACGCGGGGATCCACGGCCTCGGCGCCGTGCAGGAAGTCACGCGGACCGCCATCACGGCCATCTCCGCCGCCACGGTGATGCGCATCGTGCTGTTCCTCGCGGCGCTCGGCGTCGTGCACCAGGGCCTCGCGCTGGATCCGGCGAACCCACCGGGCTCCGTGTTCCGCCTCGCCACCGGGGCCGTGGGATACCGCCTGTTCGGCGTCGTGATGTGGACCGCCGCGGTGACGTCGCTCATCGGCGCCGCATACACGAGCGTGTCGTTCCTGCGCGACCTGCATCCCGCCATCGACCGGCACTGGCAGCGCGCGGTCATCGTGCTCATCGCGTTCTCGACGATCGTCTTCGTGCTCACGGGCCGTCCGGCGCGCACGATGGTCGTCGTGGGGACGCTCAACGGCCTCATTCTCCCGCTCGCCTTGGGGACCATGCTCGTCGCCGCCCACCGGACGGACATCATCGGCGCCTATCGCCAGCCTCGGTGGCTCACCGCGGGCGGTGCCGTCGCCGCGGTGGCGATGGCTATCGCCGGCGCATTCGTCGCGTGGCGAGACCTGCCTGGGCTGCTGCGTTAG
- a CDS encoding pyridoxal phosphate-dependent aminotransferase — translation MAFSRRSFVRALGLGGTAALTAPSWVGARGLESLAGSGDLVELERTLQGGAIRLMSNENPNGPVPAAIRAMQASFHEAAWYPASTEGRVRTALARSFNMPEEQILLGSGSGEILKVAVQAFCSPTKHLVTAIPTFETPTATARGLGFPVREVPLDSQLRLDLDGMLREVRGAGLVFLCNPNNPTGHVHGKAAVERFITAVLAADPEVVILVDEAYHEFVDDPSYASALPIVASQPRVFVSRTFSKIYGLAGLRVGYAFGQPATLERMAAHRVSNGVGALAQVAAVAALADTAQMAREQQLNREARAYTARVFTDLGYQVIPSQTNFVFVNVRRDALAFQAACRTEGLIVGRAFPPMTQWSRVSIGTMDEMRRAAPAFRKLLG, via the coding sequence GTGGCATTCTCGCGTCGTTCATTCGTCCGCGCTCTCGGCCTCGGCGGCACTGCCGCCCTCACCGCGCCGAGCTGGGTGGGCGCCCGTGGCCTCGAGTCGCTCGCCGGCAGCGGCGACCTCGTCGAGCTCGAGCGCACGCTGCAGGGCGGCGCGATCCGACTGATGAGCAACGAGAATCCCAACGGTCCCGTGCCCGCGGCGATTCGCGCGATGCAGGCCAGCTTCCATGAGGCGGCGTGGTACCCGGCCAGCACCGAAGGCCGTGTCCGCACGGCGCTTGCCCGTTCCTTCAACATGCCGGAGGAGCAGATCCTCCTCGGCTCGGGCTCCGGTGAGATCCTCAAGGTCGCCGTGCAGGCCTTCTGCTCGCCGACCAAGCATCTCGTCACCGCGATCCCGACCTTCGAGACGCCGACGGCCACCGCGCGCGGCTTGGGATTCCCCGTGCGGGAAGTGCCGCTCGACAGCCAACTGCGACTCGACCTCGACGGCATGCTGCGCGAGGTCCGCGGCGCTGGGCTGGTGTTCCTGTGTAATCCGAACAATCCGACGGGGCATGTGCACGGCAAGGCGGCCGTCGAACGCTTCATCACGGCCGTGCTGGCGGCGGACCCCGAAGTCGTCATCCTCGTCGACGAGGCGTATCACGAGTTCGTGGACGATCCCTCGTACGCAAGCGCGCTGCCGATCGTGGCGTCGCAGCCGCGCGTGTTCGTGTCGCGCACCTTCTCCAAGATCTACGGCCTCGCCGGTCTCCGCGTCGGCTACGCCTTCGGGCAGCCGGCCACGCTCGAGCGCATGGCGGCGCACCGCGTATCGAACGGCGTCGGCGCGCTGGCGCAGGTGGCCGCGGTCGCCGCACTCGCCGACACGGCGCAGATGGCCCGCGAGCAGCAACTGAACCGTGAGGCCCGCGCGTACACGGCCCGCGTCTTCACGGATCTCGGCTATCAGGTGATTCCCTCGCAGACCAACTTCGTGTTCGTCAACGTGCGGCGCGATGCGCTCGCCTTCCAGGCCGCCTGCCGCACGGAGGGGCTCATCGTCGGTCGCGCGTTCCCGCCGATGACGCAGTGGTCGCGCGTGTCCATCGGCACGATGGACGAGATGCGCCGGGCGGCGCCGGCGTTCCGGAAGCTGCTCGGCTAG
- a CDS encoding sodium:solute symporter family protein, producing the protein MTAPLVALALFLVLQLGIGVWISRRIATEDDYLVAGRRLGPLLATFSIFATWFGAETVIGSAGEAFAHGVSLGSAEPFGYGLCLVLMGLFLARPLWNLGMTTLADLYRARFGIRVERLAAVLLVPASVLWAAAQIRAFGSVVALVGNVQIESAIGIAALFVIAYTTFGGLLADAYTDVIQGIVLAVGLLLLLGATVGHVGGVSASFAAIAASDKVNLTPAAAGPWYLTLEAWAIPVIGSLTTTEVVSRVIAARSGTVARRASLTAGTLYIALGLIPIAVALLATQFIGPLADAEAVLPAVARELLPPIAFAVFAGGLVSAILSTVDSTLLVSAGLLTHNLIVPLGKITDERRKLWIARSGVMAFGLVAYLLALSTSGVLALVEQASALGSTGIVVTVLFGLFTKLGSPRTAGATLIVGLVSYVLGVTVGVETPFLASLALSLLTWGLGCTLDARASS; encoded by the coding sequence GTGACCGCGCCGCTCGTCGCACTCGCGCTCTTCCTCGTCCTGCAGCTCGGCATCGGCGTGTGGATCTCGCGCCGCATCGCCACCGAGGATGACTACCTCGTCGCCGGACGGCGGCTCGGGCCGCTGCTCGCGACGTTCTCGATCTTCGCGACATGGTTCGGCGCCGAGACGGTCATCGGCTCGGCGGGCGAGGCCTTCGCGCACGGCGTATCGCTCGGCTCCGCGGAGCCCTTCGGCTACGGACTCTGCCTCGTGCTGATGGGCCTCTTCCTCGCGCGCCCGCTGTGGAATCTCGGCATGACCACGCTCGCGGATCTCTACCGCGCGCGCTTCGGCATCCGCGTCGAACGCTTGGCCGCCGTGCTGCTGGTGCCGGCGTCCGTCCTCTGGGCGGCCGCGCAGATCCGGGCCTTCGGCAGCGTCGTCGCGCTGGTCGGCAACGTGCAGATCGAATCGGCCATCGGCATCGCCGCGCTCTTCGTGATCGCCTACACCACGTTCGGCGGATTGCTGGCCGACGCCTACACCGACGTGATCCAGGGCATCGTGCTCGCCGTCGGTCTCCTGCTCCTGCTCGGGGCAACCGTCGGGCATGTCGGAGGCGTCAGCGCCTCCTTCGCCGCCATCGCCGCATCGGACAAGGTGAACCTCACGCCGGCGGCCGCCGGGCCGTGGTACCTCACCCTCGAGGCGTGGGCGATTCCCGTCATCGGCTCGCTGACGACCACCGAAGTCGTCAGCCGCGTCATCGCCGCGCGCTCGGGAACCGTGGCGCGACGTGCCTCGCTCACGGCCGGCACGCTGTACATCGCATTGGGCCTCATCCCGATCGCCGTCGCGTTGCTGGCCACGCAGTTCATCGGGCCGCTGGCAGACGCGGAGGCCGTGTTGCCCGCGGTCGCGCGCGAGCTGCTGCCGCCGATCGCGTTCGCCGTGTTCGCCGGCGGCCTCGTCTCGGCGATTCTCTCGACCGTAGACTCCACCTTGCTCGTGTCGGCCGGCCTGCTGACGCACAACCTGATCGTGCCGCTTGGCAAGATCACGGACGAGCGCCGGAAGCTGTGGATCGCGCGCAGCGGCGTCATGGCCTTCGGTCTCGTCGCGTACCTGCTCGCGCTCTCGACCAGTGGTGTCCTCGCGCTCGTCGAGCAGGCATCGGCCCTCGGATCCACAGGGATCGTGGTCACCGTGCTGTTCGGGCTCTTCACGAAGCTTGGCTCGCCGCGCACCGCTGGGGCGACGCTCATCGTCGGCCTCGTGAGCTATGTTCTCGGCGTCACGGTCGGCGTCGAGACGCCCTTCCTCGCGTCGCTGGCCCTCTCGCTGCTCACCTGGGGACTCGGATGCACACTCGACGCACGGGCGTCCTCCTAG
- a CDS encoding glutamate--tRNA ligase family protein has translation MILREIPRGFTTRFAPAPTGHLHLGHIVNAVWVWGLARAYDGRVILRLEDHDRGRCRPEYEQSILDDLEWLGLDGDIAPIATFRAGSTPFRQHDNAARYARALAELETRGLAYPCTCSRSDIDRAWAEAWSREQPGIPLLEGVEPRYTGTCRHRGIAPDATPARRIVMDADDPVVFDDLRDGRQVQDPQLQCGDLLARDRLGNFTYQFCVTVDDLDQGVDLVIRGEDLLDSTGRQILLSRLLGRERAPEFLHHRLVRHPDGRKLSKSAGDTGVRELRAFGATPAAVLGRAAQLGGLPHDGAPIAATELHRLFR, from the coding sequence GTGATCCTCCGCGAAATCCCGCGCGGGTTCACCACGCGCTTCGCGCCCGCCCCCACGGGCCACCTGCACCTCGGACACATCGTCAACGCCGTCTGGGTGTGGGGCCTCGCGCGCGCCTACGACGGCCGTGTCATCCTGCGCCTCGAGGATCATGACCGCGGCCGCTGCCGGCCTGAGTACGAGCAGAGCATCCTCGACGACCTGGAGTGGCTCGGGCTCGACGGGGACATCGCGCCGATTGCGACGTTCCGCGCCGGCAGCACGCCGTTTCGCCAGCACGACAACGCGGCGCGCTACGCCAGGGCGCTCGCTGAGTTGGAGACGCGTGGGCTTGCCTATCCCTGCACCTGCTCGCGCAGCGACATCGACCGCGCCTGGGCCGAGGCTTGGTCGCGCGAACAGCCGGGCATCCCGCTGCTCGAGGGCGTGGAACCGCGCTACACCGGCACCTGCCGCCACCGCGGCATCGCCCCCGACGCCACGCCAGCGCGCCGCATCGTCATGGACGCGGATGACCCGGTCGTCTTCGACGACCTCCGCGACGGACGTCAGGTACAAGACCCGCAGCTGCAATGCGGCGACCTGCTCGCCCGCGATCGCCTCGGCAACTTCACATACCAGTTCTGCGTGACCGTCGACGACCTCGACCAAGGCGTGGACCTCGTGATCCGCGGCGAGGATCTACTCGACAGCACGGGCCGCCAGATCCTGCTCTCGCGCCTCCTGGGACGCGAGCGCGCGCCGGAGTTCCTGCACCATCGGCTGGTACGCCATCCCGACGGCCGCAAGCTGAGCAAGAGCGCCGGCGACACCGGCGTGCGCGAGCTGCGGGCGTTCGGCGCCACACCCGCGGCCGTGCTCGGGCGCGCCGCCCAGCTCGGCGGACTCCCGCATGACGGGGCCCCGATCGCCGCTACGGAACTCCACCGCCTGTTCCGCTGA
- a CDS encoding IS481 family transposase, whose amino-acid sequence MNIHNNARLTAWGRAELVRRVVLDGEPVRAVAAALHISPSTAYKWLRRFAAGGWAALADRSSRPHRSPTATRPALIERILRLRATRLTGPEIAERLGLAVSTVGRVLTRAGQGRLKGPGATGGPRYQRETPGELVHVDTKALDRFVTAGHRAHGNRSKVGRRRGLGQDHLHVAVDDATRLAYAALLPTQDAAACTRFLEAARRWFAQLGIAVTGVMTDNAKAYTSHAVQAALAAHGIRHLRTKPYRPQTNGKAERFIQTALRRWAYKKPYRTSAHRNAALPDFLDCYNVERPHRSLGRVPPLLHFLMQREQRP is encoded by the coding sequence GTGAACATCCACAACAATGCGCGATTGACCGCCTGGGGGCGAGCCGAGCTCGTCCGCCGGGTGGTCCTCGACGGCGAGCCGGTGCGCGCCGTCGCCGCGGCCCTCCACATCAGCCCGAGCACGGCTTACAAGTGGCTGCGCCGCTTCGCGGCCGGGGGCTGGGCGGCGCTGGCCGACCGCTCCTCGCGCCCGCATCGCTCGCCGACCGCCACGCGGCCGGCGCTCATCGAGCGGATTCTCCGCCTGCGCGCGACGCGGCTCACCGGGCCGGAGATCGCGGAGCGGCTCGGGCTCGCGGTCTCGACCGTGGGCCGGGTCCTCACGCGCGCGGGCCAGGGCCGGCTGAAGGGCCCGGGGGCGACGGGCGGGCCGCGCTACCAGCGCGAGACGCCCGGCGAGCTCGTGCATGTCGACACGAAGGCCCTCGATCGCTTCGTCACGGCGGGCCATCGCGCGCACGGCAACCGCTCGAAGGTCGGCCGCCGTCGGGGGCTCGGGCAGGACCATCTCCACGTCGCGGTCGACGACGCGACGCGGCTCGCGTACGCGGCGCTGCTACCGACACAGGACGCGGCGGCGTGCACCCGCTTCCTCGAGGCGGCGCGCCGCTGGTTTGCGCAGCTGGGCATCGCCGTCACCGGTGTGATGACCGACAACGCCAAGGCGTACACGAGCCACGCGGTGCAGGCCGCGCTGGCCGCGCACGGGATCCGGCACCTGCGCACCAAGCCCTACCGCCCGCAGACGAACGGCAAGGCGGAGCGCTTCATCCAGACCGCGCTCCGCCGCTGGGCCTACAAGAAGCCATACCGGACCTCGGCGCACCGCAACGCGGCGCTGCCCGACTTCCTAGATTGCTACAACGTCGAACGGCCGCACCGGTCGCTCGGCCGCGTCCCGCCGCTGCTCCACTTCCTCATGCAGCGTGAACAACGTCCTTAG
- a CDS encoding Lrp/AsnC family transcriptional regulator, which produces MRQLPQKILSEGLIATLDRTDRLILAHLQHNARLSNKELAAKVGLSPSSCLARVRRLEQGGVLRGYHADVALGAFGVTLQAMVAVRLEKHVRAAITAFERHLATLPEVLAWHHVAGANDYLVHVAVHDAAHLREFVLTAFAGRTEVAHLETNLIFSHRRSVAFGAVEPRRAERQTDA; this is translated from the coding sequence ATGCGACAATTGCCGCAGAAGATTCTGTCAGAAGGGCTAATTGCGACCCTCGACCGCACGGATCGCCTGATTCTCGCGCACTTGCAGCACAATGCGCGGTTGTCGAATAAGGAGCTCGCGGCCAAGGTGGGGCTGTCGCCGTCGAGCTGCCTGGCGCGGGTGCGGCGGCTGGAACAGGGAGGGGTGCTGCGCGGCTATCACGCCGACGTGGCGCTGGGGGCCTTCGGCGTCACCCTGCAGGCGATGGTCGCGGTGAGACTGGAGAAGCATGTGCGCGCGGCCATCACGGCGTTCGAGCGGCACCTTGCCACGCTCCCGGAAGTGCTCGCGTGGCACCACGTGGCGGGCGCCAACGACTATCTCGTGCATGTGGCGGTGCACGATGCGGCGCACCTGCGGGAGTTCGTGCTGACGGCGTTCGCGGGGCGCACGGAGGTCGCGCACCTCGAGACGAATCTGATCTTCTCACACCGGCGGAGCGTCGCGTTCGGCGCGGTGGAGCCGCGCCGCGCCGAACGCCAGACGGACGCCTAG